GAAGAACGAGTTATGAAAACTTGCTGATTGTGGTTGACCAGTTTGAGGAGTTGTTTCGCTTCAAACAAAACTCGCCCAGGAAGGATTCTGGAGATGAAGCCGCAGCATTTGTCAAGCTACTTTTGGAAGCAACTCAGCAGCAGGAGTTGCCCATTTATGTTGTGCTGACAATGCGTTCCGACTTTTTGGGGGACTGCGCCCAATTCCGGGATTTGCCGGAAGCGATGAATGACAGTCAGTACTTGATTCCCCGCTTAACCCGTGACCAATTGCAAGCAGCAATTACAGGTCCCGTTGGCGTTGGCGAAGCCCAAATGACACCACGCTTAGTGAATCGGCTGCTGAATGATGTGGGCGATAAGCCAGACCAGTTGCCGATTTTGCAACACGCGCTGATGCGGACTTGGAACTACCACAAAATTGGAGAACCAATTGACCTACACCATTATGAGGCAATTGGTGGGATGGACAAGGCGCTGTCGCAACACGCCGACGAAATTTACAACCAATTACCAGATGACCGTTGCCAAAAAATTGCGGAAAAACTGTTTAAATGTCTCACAGAGAAAGGTCCAGATGGTCGCGGGATTCGCCGCCCGACAAAAATAAGTGAAGTTTGTGCAGTTGCGGAAGCAACCGAAGCAGCAGTTATCGATATTGTCGAACAGTTCCGCGCCCCTGGTCGGTCATTTCTCATGCCGCCTGTGGGTGTAAAATTGGATGAAAATTCCGTACTGGATATTTCCCATGAAAGTTTCATGCGGGTTTGGCAGAAGTTAAAAGACTGGGTGGAAGAAGAAGCTCAATCGGCTCGGATTTATCGCCGTTTGGCGGAAACATCAGCACTGTACCAGGAAAAAGACGCTAAACTCCGCGATCCAGAACTGACAATTGCTTTGAATTGGCAAGAACGCAATAAACCTAATTCAGCTTGGGCTGGGCGTTATAACCCGCAGTTTGAGCAAGCAATGCAGTTTTTAGAGGAGAGTGCTAGAACTCGTGATGATGAGTTGGCTGAGAAAGAGCGACGCCAGAAGGAGGAACTGAGGCGACAAAGGGAGAAAATTGAACTTCAAAGAAAAGCTCTGATTGCTCTACTTGCTGCTTTTTTTGCTACCACTGGGCTAGGGCTGGTGGCTTTCTTTCAGTACCGCGAAGCTCAACAAAATGAAATCAAAGGTTTAATAGAAAAATCAGAGTTGCTTTTCTCCTCAGATCAAAAGTTCGATGCTTTGATGCAAAGTCTTAAAGCTACGATAAAACAGCAAAGAGTAGCTTGGTTGGGCATAGATGATTCCCAAATTCGGGAGCAGAGTATCGTGGCACTAAGACAAGCAGTTTATGAGGTGAATGAACGTAATCGTTTAGAAGGACATAGTACT
The sequence above is a segment of the Mastigocladopsis repens PCC 10914 genome. Coding sequences within it:
- a CDS encoding nSTAND1 domain-containing NTPase; this translates as MVSTQTRLNPFPGLRPFEAHENDVFFGREGQTDELLRRLRRHRFLAVVGTSGSGKSSLVRAGLLPALYSGFMTKAGSSWRVAIMRPGNDPIANLAQALNHPDVFGLDTEDAPIQTIITETVLRRGALGLVEVVQQARRTSYENLLIVVDQFEELFRFKQNSPRKDSGDEAAAFVKLLLEATQQQELPIYVVLTMRSDFLGDCAQFRDLPEAMNDSQYLIPRLTRDQLQAAITGPVGVGEAQMTPRLVNRLLNDVGDKPDQLPILQHALMRTWNYHKIGEPIDLHHYEAIGGMDKALSQHADEIYNQLPDDRCQKIAEKLFKCLTEKGPDGRGIRRPTKISEVCAVAEATEAAVIDIVEQFRAPGRSFLMPPVGVKLDENSVLDISHESFMRVWQKLKDWVEEEAQSARIYRRLAETSALYQEKDAKLRDPELTIALNWQERNKPNSAWAGRYNPQFEQAMQFLEESARTRDDELAEKERRQKEELRRQREKIELQRKALIALLAAFFATTGLGLVAFFQYREAQQNEIKGLIEKSELLFSSDQKFDALMQSLKATIKQQRVAWLGIDDSQIREQSIVALRQAVYEVNERNRLEGHSTAVRGVSFSPDGKTIASVSADNTVKLWSSDGRLLKTLNGHSDIVNGLSFSPDGKTIASASRDKTVRLWNLQGQLLKTLNGHSDIVNGLSFSPDGKTIASASRDKTVRLWNLQGQLLKTLNGHSDRVYGVAFSPDGKTIASASADNTVRLWNLQGQLLKTLSGHSSAVIGVSFSLDGKTIASASADNTVRLWNLQGQLLKTLNGHSDEVNGVSFSPDGKTIASASDDKTVRLWNLQGQLLKTLNGHSDAVLGVSFSPGGKTXXXTTPKSLMASNRSIGRISMILFVNA